A segment of the Canis lupus baileyi chromosome 21, mCanLup2.hap1, whole genome shotgun sequence genome:
TGCCCTCAGAGCCCCCAGGAGGCGAGAGCAACACAGGACAGTTGAAGGGAGCTACCAGGGTCACAGGCTTGGACGCCCCCCTCCCGTGGCAGTCTCTGCCCCAGTCCCCACATGCCCTATCGGGAATATTGTACCCTCGCCTGATTCCCAATGGCACCTCCGAGCCAGACTCCTACCTCCTAGAAGTGATTAAGTGCTATCACGTAACATGCTCTGGGTTCAAGGACACCCAGGTTCAAACCTGGCTCTGCCATCTGTGCCGTTGTGCGGCCGGGCTAACAGCACGCACCTCAGTGGGATAAAAGGACTCGGGGAGACCGTGCAAATGGCCTGAATGGCGCGTGGCAGGGTTCAGCTGTAGCTGTTCACTGTAGCTATAATAAGGCTACTGTTTGCTGGCCTAGTCTGGGGTCAGGCCTGGCTTCTGGCTTCTTCCTGGGGAGGGAAGCACAGGGAGGAGAGCTCCCCCAGGTTGGGGGTTCCGGGCAGCGGTGTCAGGCCAACATGCATTGGACCCCAAAGGGTTACAAGCCCTGGAGACAAAGGCCTGAGGTTCCCAGTGAAAAAccaaagcataaaaataattcGATGAGTAAGAATAAAATTCCCTCTTCTGAGGTTCCCGGGGCTAGGCCCCTCCCTGCGGCAGGCACTTCCCCTTTTCCTGGTTCATGGAGGAGCCAGGCCCGTTTGACTCAGAGCAGGAGCAGCCGAGCCAGGAACCCACCCGGCCGGGCCCGGCTCCCGGCAGCGCGGGCCGCCTGGCAGCCGAGCGCGCCCCCGCGCGGCCGCGGGCGGGACTGCGGCCCCGGGAAAGGAAGCGGCGGCCGGACCCGCAAGCCCAGCCACCCCGCCGCTCGCGGTCCCTGcggggccgccgcccccgccctgcGCAGCGGGGCTGAGCGCCGGGCCCCTGGGGCTCCCACTTCCGCccggccctccccgccgcccccctccagTGTCCGTCCGGGCGGAAGTGCGCCGGCCTCTCGGGTCCCCCACGGCCGCGAGACGGAAGCGCCCCGCGACCGCCGCTCCCCCCCGACCCCGCGGCGCGCGGCGCGTCGGGTTCCGGACAGGTCCCGTGTGACGTGgccgcgcggcgggggcggctccGGGCTGGGGGCCGGAGGCCCCGGCGGGCGGGGCAGacccggggcggggcgcggcgccgCTGCTGGATGGCCGGGGCCGCCCGGAgcgccgtcgccgccgccgccgctcggtGAGTGACCGCCCGCCGCTCGGGGTCTTCAGCCCCCTCCTGTCGCCCCGCGCGTCGCTGCCCAGCGCTCCTCGCTCGCCCCCCCGCCTCCGCTGTCCCTGGCGCCCCTTGCTTTCCTCCTTTCCCGCTCGTCTCGCTCCGCGGCCCCCCGCAACGCCGCGTGCCCCCTCGGCCTCCAGGTCCCGCCCTGGGGCGCCCCGGGCTTGGTCAGGGTCTCCCGTCGAGACTTCCCACCCCCGCCAGggcatgaggaaactgaggcaggggcgTCGCCGCTCAAGGTCACAGTCACAGGAGGCAGGGCAGACCACATTTCCACCGCATGCCCGAGTTTCCAGATTGAACTTCTCGGTTAGTTGACTCACATCCACGTCCTGTGATCCAGTGGCTGGGAACCTTCCTGCTCCCGCCGGCCCGGGCCTCCTGCAATATAAGGAGGGCTCTTCGCGCATCCTCGCCGCGGGCACTGGCGCCTGCCCTGGGGAGCTCCTCTCATCTTCCCAGCCCGTGAGGGAGGCAGTTGCCTCATCCTGCAGACGAGGAAACAGGCGGGAGAGAGGCTTCGGGACCTGCTGGCACTCGAAGCTGTAGGTGCAGAGCACAGTTCAGGGCAGGTCTCCAAAGCCCGTGTGCGAGGCAGCTCCCCACCGAGGGCTCTGTCTCTGCGCCGGGGGCCGGGGCTCACCGCCTCTGAAGACGCTCCGACGGCTCGGCCCGAGCCCCGCCGCTTGCTTCCCCCACCTGCACCGTCCAGGGATGCCCATCAGGCTAGACAGTGGCAGCCTCAGTCCCCTGGGATGTCAGCCTCCCTGGAGCACGTCCCAGTGGCAGAGCCTCCCCTGGCAGCTAGAGACACCCGGCTGGGCTGGGCCTCCCGGTGGCTGAAGGGAACCCAGCCAGCGCCTCACCCCGTCATTAGGGAAAGTTTAGCCCCAGGCAGACATGCTGACACAGTCTGGAGCAGGCTCAGGAGGAAAAAATGTGTGGTCCTTGGGAGTGGGGTGTGGAAGAGTAGAGCCCCTTTGCTCTGCACCATTCAGAGGCCCTGGGCAAGGCAAGCAGGGGAGTGGGTGCCGTGGCCGCTTGTCTGCGGGGGGAGGATCAAGATGCCACGTTTGCGAAGCAGGTGCGCAGCCAAGGGTGCAGCTCACGTAAGAGGCCTTTGTGTTTTCCAGCACGTGGCATGCCTGGATGTCCCTGCCCTGGCTGTGGCATGGCGGGCCAGAGGCTCCTCTTCTTCGCTGCTCTTGCCCTGGAGctcctgggaggggctgggggttcCCAGCAGGCCCTCCGGAACAGGGGGCCTGCAGCTGCCTGTCGCCTGGACACCAAGGAAAGCGAATCCTGGGGggccctgctgagtggggagaggCTGGACACCTGGATCTGCTCCCTCCTGGGCTCACTCATGGTGGGGCTCAGCGGGGTCTTCCCACTGCTGGTGATTCCCCTGGAGATGGGGACTATGCTGCGCTCAGAAGGTAGGTGACCCTCCTCTGACGCCCAGAGTGGCCAGTGGCATTGGAAAACATGTTGCTGCTCTTCCTGGGAGAGTGGGGTCCCACGCCCCAGGAGACAGCATGTCTGGGGTggaaggcaggggcagagcacgTAACTTCTCATCTTGGTTCTGTGAGACCAGGGTGCCCCACGCTCATTTGTTAGTTCGTTTGTGCGTTTGTTGattccaaaagaataaaagtcaGCAAACATTCACCAACAAACAATACAGATTGCGGTTGGAAACTTGGGCACCAGGCTGCTTGGGTTCCACACCTGGCTCCACCACTCACCAGCCTGAGTGGCATCGGGCAAGTTACTTACCCTTAGGCTCCCAACCTTAAAAACGGGGATAATACTAGTGTCTACCTCACAGATACTaccaggaagaggaaaggagctCACACCACTAGAGCACTTAGAAGGCTGCCTGGTGCGGGGGGAGAGGGCAGCGTGTTCACAGGCCCCGTGCTGGCCACCGCCATGTACTGGCGAGCAGAGTGCTGCTTCTGTCCCTTCAGTCTCTGCTGATAATGCAAAAGAGCCCTCCCAGCAAGGGCCCCTGGGTCAGCCTTCCCCGGGAACACATGAGAGGCTGGGGGCAAgccagccccaggggcagggaccTGGGAGCACCATCCGTGCACACATGACATGTCGTGATGGAAATAGAAGAAGACTAGATGGGTAGCTGCAAAAAATGCAGGTGCCTGCTTCCCTATGGGAGAGTGCAACAAAGTAGGCCTGGACCCCGGCTCTAGGAACCTCTTGGAAATGCATGCTCCAGGGGCTTCTGCCGCCTGTTAGGCTCGGGAACTGTTCGTTCAGCAGATGGTTATGACCACATCTGTGCCTCATGCCGGGCTGAGGGCTGATGCCACAGCTGTGAATAGAGCCTCGGGGGCCCTGCTGTCATGGCCTGTGCATTGCCAAAGTCCCTCTGATGGTGTCCCTGTGAGGTCAGCGTAGGGGGGACTTGGATTTTTAGCTCCATTTCAGAAATGGGGAAGCCAAGGGCCAGAGGACTTGTTTGACCAGGTTGAGGTTACACAGCCTGGAAGCTATAGCTTCCCTGGGATCCCACCGACCCCCAAGCAGCCTCTGCCCTCTGGGCCTGTTTCTCTATTAAACCGAGAGCTTGGACATAGCCTCTAGCGGGCACTTCCAACTCTGGATGCTGCAAGTTTGCCAAAGTCCCCAAATCTCTGCCGCTTTTCTGAGTGTCAGTGGGTAAGAAGAGACTCCCACTTAGAGAGCACCTGCCATGTGTATTGTCATTTAATTTGCACAAGGTCCCTGTCAGATACAATCACCCCcagtttacagatggggaaactgagtcccagaagTAACCTTCCCAGGGTCACCAGCTGGTAGTTTGGGGAGCCTGTCGGGCTCCCAAGCCCTGTCTCCTAAGCATGAAGCAGTGGTGGTCCCACAGTCATCCAGCGGGCGTGACATATTTCCTGCTGAGCACCCAGCTTGTGCTGGGCCTGAGGGGTGGGAGTGGTCCGGGAAGGGCAGCAGGCCGAGTCCAACCTTCTGGAGGCTTGCAGGCTGGTTGGAAAAACACAGCACGCAGTAAGCTGGGCGGGGCAGAGGCTGGCCAGGGGCTCTGATGGGTCAGCCCCCAAACCCTGTGTCTCCATTTTATAGCTGGGGCCCGCCGCCTGAAGCAGCTGCTCAGCTTTGCCCTGGGGGGACTTTTGGGCAACGTGTTTCTCCACCTGCTGCCCGAGGCGTGGGCCTACACATGCAGTGCCAGCCCTGGTGAGTGAGGCCACAGTCAGGgggcaggagagcagagggagccaGTGCCCAGGCCAACCTTGCACCGCCAGAATGACTGGGAGAGGGCTTCTGGGCATCTGGCAGAGAACTTGTCCTGGCCCCAGCAACCTGGCCCCCTGTGGGAGTCCCCCCAGCCAGTCCTGTTTCCCCTATCACTGCCCCTGACTAGGTCCCATTTCAAATGGCCCCCTTCTGTGGCCCTGGCTTGGCCTGGCCTGTCAGTGCTGCCCCCTGcaggtggtgaggggcagagccTGCAGCAGCAACAACAGCTGGGACTGTGGGTCATTGCTGGCTTCCTGACCTTTCTGGCCTTGGAGAAGATGTTCCTGGACAGCAAGGAGAAGGAGGGGGCCAGCCAGGTGAGCCCCACACCCCGGGGCCTGGATGGGTCAGCCTCTGTTTGGTGGTGGCCAGGGCCTTGAGGCCCAGCTTCGGAGTTGAGCCGTGAAAGAggggctctgggaggctgggCAACTGGGAAGATCTGGGGAGTGTCGACATTGGCCCCTGCTGTGGCTTGTCCTCATAGGCTGTTAGTGACAGCAGTGGGGAAGGTCGAGGGCCAGCTGATTCTGGGGGCACCTAGCTGATCGAGCAGCAGAGAAGTCTAGCTAGACAAAAGGCCTGTTCCCTGTCTGTTTCTCATCTCTCGCTCCCCTCCTGTCTACCCTGGCCGAATGGGGGAACATCTAatgtcccctctccctccttctcctggcCCTAGGCCCCCAGCAAAGATCCCGCTGCTGCCGCCGCACTCAGTGGAGGCCACTCTCTGGCCCAGCCGGCTGCAGAGCCCGGCGTGAGTGCCGTGGTCCGGACCATCAAAGTGAGTGGCCCCCTCAGGGCCCCCTCCTGCCACAGCGGCTCCCTCCCAAGTGGCAGGCCCGACTGAGCCCTGCCCCCTGGGTCAGTCTGGCTTCCTCTCCCCTCACGCAGGTCAGTGGCTATCTCAACCTGCTGGCCAACACCATAGATAACTTCACTCATGGGCTGGCTGTCGCTGCCAGCTTCCTTGTGAGCAAGAAGGTgagtggggggggcagggacagGTGGGACCCAAGCATTTCTGGTGGGAGTGATGGTGCCTGTGTTGACCAGTTGGCTCTGCCTCCCAAATACACCTCCAGCCTGTGTACTTCCTACTCCCTCCATCACCAACGCCCTCACCGTAGCCCTGAGGGCTCCTACAATGGGGCCTCCTTTgctctgagccactgggctgtTGTAACTGCGAACATTCCTTGCTGGGATTACGTACCTCTGCCAGACTGCTAGGCTTGGGCCCTGGCTGCTTCTAGATGCTACTCACTGACTTCTTCCCTCTGGCCTCTGACATTAGGGATCTGCCTCCTCTTGAACTGGCTGAGCTCTTTTCCTCCTCATGGCCTCCATCTCACACTGCTCTgcctgcctggaatgttcttcctcccACTCTTTGCAATCCTGGCTCCTTATTCTTTAGGCCTCAGCTGACATGCACTTCCTCAAAGAGGCCTCTGCTGACCCCTCGTCTAAATTAGACCCCTGTCACTCGTGCTCTTGCCACCTGGCCCACCTTTTCCCCCCGCAGCACCTGGCACTGTGTAGTCATGTGGCTCTTTGCGTGTTCATTCAGTCCTTGCCTCCCCACTCCAGACTGTTAGCTGTGAAGGCAGGTTCCTTGTCTGCTGTATTCACAGTAGCCTGATGGTGTCTAGTCAGAGCACCTAGCcgaataaatatttgtagaatgagtGGACAAGTGGGTGACTGGCCCTTGGCCCAGAACCCCACACACTCCCTTCCCTGCAGATCGGGCTCCTGACCACCATGGCCATCCTTCTGCATGAGATCCCCCATGAGGTGTGTGCCAGGGGTTTTCCATGTTGGCAGCGTGGGTGTGGGGCTTCgggaggggtgtggggtgggaagCCCAGCAGTGGTGGCCCTCGGGGCTAGGCTCTGGAGGCCTGGAGCTGCTCAGCCCACCAGGCTGCAGCCACCATCTCAGCCATGCTCCAGCCTCCTGGGGGGAGTGGGGTCCCAGCCTAGGGGATGAGGGCTAGGGGGCCCAGCAGCAGGGCTGGTGCAGGGGGCTCGGTGTGCAGGTCCATACCTGACCCTTTGGGGCCCAGAGTGATCATCTGGACCTCCCCTCAGGTGGGCGACTTTGCCATCCTGCTCCGGGCCGGCTTTGACCGATGGAGCGCAGCCAAGTTGCAGCTCTCAACGGCACTGGGGGGCCTGCTGGGCGCCTGCTTCGCCATCTGTACGCAGTCCCCCAAGGGAGTAGGTACGGGCGTGGTGGGTGGTGGCGGCAGGTGGCCGCCAGTGGAGGAGGGGCCCCAGCCAGAGGGCACAGGTGGGCCCACCCCAGTATCCAGGCCAGGATCTGCCCGAAGCCTACCCTGGGGGAGTGGGTGCGATGCACAtggctcccctgggctcccccggGCTGCCACCCAGTCGGGAattctcctcctgctgctgcagaAGAGACTGTGGCCTGGATCCTGCCCTTCACCTCTGGCGGCTTTCTCTATATCGCCCTGGTGAACGTGCTGCCTGACCTCTTGGAGGAAGATGACCCATGGTGAGTGACCCTCACCGTCACTCACAGTGGGGGGCCTGGGGCGCTCAAGAGGGCAGGGTTTTGGGCACTGCCCCATCCTCAGCACCCCCTGAACCCGGCCCCTCTCCCCACAGGCGCTCCCTGCAGCAGGTGCTGCTGCTCTGCACAGGCATTGTGGTGATGGTGCTGTTCTCGCTCTTCGTGGAGTGACcgtccccgaggcccccccacAGCAATAAGAGACTCAGATTCACTCTGTGACTGTGAGGCAGAGGGCGAGTGCCTGAGAGCACACCTCTGACCAGATGAGAGGATGGcatgtgtgtgtccgtgtgtgtgtgtgcacatacaggTGTACGTGTGACCAGAGCTGTGTGTGAGACCGACACTGTGATCATGTGCTGGGCCCAGGGCCCGATGCCCGCGTCTGCCCCCAGCCACACTGTGGTTTTCTCGCCTTGCCACCCTGTGATCCTGCATTTCTTCCGTGAACAGAGGAACAGAAGCATCCCAAGTGGAGGCCTCTCCCGATCCAGACCATAGTGGGAGGGAGAACAGCCTGAggagcccagggccccagggagcccgagcTGTCTCCCCCTGAGGCCCAGGGGGGGGGTGTCCCTGGCCTCTCCTCAGGCATGGAGCCCCGGGCAGCCTAGGACTCAGGCCAGGGAGCCTTCTCTGCTGTGTCCATTACCTGGCCCAACCTTTGCCAGTTCTAAGGCCAAAGAAAGGAGAGGCGGGTGCTCGCGTAGCCCCTGGCCCCGCTCAGCACTGACAGCCCTACCCTGCCAGGGGTGGAGCTGGGAGAGGCCTTCCAAGACCTTTTCCTCGTGGCGGCCGGCCCTGGGCCAGCGCCTGCTCCCCTGGTGAATGCACCCTGGCAGCACCCGCAGCTTTTGCCACCTCCAGCTGCCAAACAGCAGCCTGCAGGGCAGTGAGCAGCCTTGAGCCAGAGAGACCTCCTGGTCCAGGTCAGGGATGCTCGGGCCAGGaccccaggtccaggagaggtaccctgggggcaggaagagtgggccggggctgcccctccctgccaaggCCCCTTTTCCTGTCCCGCTGCGCTGAGGGTAAGTTGGGGGTGGTGAGGGCCCTGCCTTGTCAGCACTCAGGAATGTGCTCTGGGAGAATGCTGAAGCCATAATCCCCAGCTATTTCCCTTGGCTGACGCCCAGGTACTCAGCTGGCCCACGCCACAGCCAGGCTCAGCCCTGCTGCTCAACCGTGGACGTTCTGAGAAGCAGCCATCAAGAGGGTCTGAATGGGTTTACAGCAGTTTTGCTGTGGTTCCGTTTCTATCTGTAAATACCTATTCTATAGATGAGatacaaataaatgttatatacaaACGGGCTGCCTCTCTCGTGCACACGAGTGCAGGGTCAGGCAGGGCTTTCCTGGGCGCCCCTTGCTCCAGCCAGGCTGCTGGCTGCGaggcacccccccaccctccactcagCTAGCCACCCTGCCCATCTTGTCACCCCCACCGCCCTCCAGCTCTTTCTCTGAACGCTTAGCCTTGCAGTGCTTCTTAGAACAGGGCATAGCCTTTCGTGCCCGACCAGGCTTGTCGCTAGCTTAGTGGTCCACTACTACAAGGCTGGCACTATGCCATCACAGCCGTCACCCCCAAGGTGGCTGTCCTTACTTCACAGACTTAAGAGCTAGGGGCTTTTCCCCAGCCTGTCCCCAGAGTAAACGAAGGAAGGGAGGGCCATTCACAAAGTCATCTCCAGCAGTgcttcaatgaaattaaaaagctgATGGGAGCCTTACTCCACATATCCTGGCTTCCTCAGAGCGTAAAGGCAGCATCAGGCACCGGGGGGTGCTGCTTCCCCACACTGGTAGCCCAAGAAAGGGAGAAGTTGAGTTCCCTGTGCTCTCCAAGCCAACCAGACAGCTTTCAATAGCCCCCTGGCTGAGAACTGCCTTATCTGTGCCATCCTGGCGTCAGCCCGGGGCGCTCAGAAGCCATCAGCTGCATTCACAGCTGGGACTGCCTGGCTCTGACCCAGCAGCTTGTCGGCAAAAAGGGAGCCAAGGCAGGGACACGGCTGGTCACCCACCCCCGCTCCCTCGGGGCACTGGGGCTCCTACCTGTTAAGCCCGTGCAGGGAGGAAAGTGCACGTGCAATCACAGTACTTGGCCTGCCCAGGGAGGCAGTGGGGCCccatttataaatgaggaagctTATGGGgcatggggggggtggggggctgtgggtTCACTGTGGTACCAAGAGGTGAATGCCCTGACTGGTCAGGAGAGGGAACAGAGAATGCAGAAGCAATGGCAGCCAGTCTGTCCCTGGCCGAGTCTGTCCCCAGGGAGACAAACTGGAAGCCATCAGAGGCTGTGCTGGGAATGCCTGGGGCAGGGGGTAGAAGTCCATGGATCGCCAAGGGGATCCCCACCGCAAACACTAGCACACTCTGGAAGGTGGCCTGGAGGCGATGGGACTCCAGGGTTAGGAAGCTAGCAATGGAGCCAAGCCCTCCAGATGGGCTGGCTCGGTCGGGAGCTCAGGTCGGGAGCTCACCATGGGCATATCCACGCCCACTTGGGGGAGAGGACAAGAAAAGAGGTGTGGAGGGTCTTTTGCTAGAGGGCAGGTAGAGCTGACAGGAGTTTTGAGGGGCTCTTCCCCCAAAAGGCATCCCGGGGCCCAGCAAAGCTGCCACTGAAAGCACAGTAGAAAGCAGACGTGCTTTACTGtcctgggtttatttatttttttttatttttatttttattcatgataggcacacagtgagagagagagaggcagagacacaggcagagggagaagcaggctccatgcaccgggagcctgatgtgggattcgatcccggatctccaggatcgcgccctgggccaaaggcaggcgccaaaccgctgcgccacccagggatcccctgtcctgggtttaaatcccagctaTGTCCTAAGAGCAATCCTGGCCCAGCTGCTTACACACATCTATGAAATGGGACTGACCTGCTGGGGGCCACTGAGACAACCAGATCAAATTATGCATGAGAGCTGTTCAGCATGGGGCCCAGAGCAAGCCCTCAGTGAAGCCACTAGGCCAGCTACGGTGTGCGGGGGCTGGAAGGTAGGCAAGCAGAAAACCAATGAGATCCGCAAGGAAATGGACAGGACATGGGGCCTGACGGGGAGGGGGGGCTGACAGCAGAACGGGGCAGGGGAGAACACTTGTGACCAAAGGTCAGGCCTAGAAGGGCCCTCAGTGTTCTTGCTCAAGGTTCAGTTCTCAGCAAGAAGAAATGAGCCAAGAGGAGCGCCACGGTGGCTCAAttggtgaaatgtctgcctttgactgaggtcatgatcccagggtcctaggactgagccccacattgggctccctgctcagtggggagcctgcttctccctctccgtctgcagattcccctgcttgttctcgctgtctcaaataaataaaatagttctttaaaaaaaaaaaaaaaaaaagagccaaaaaaGTTAATGACACAGGGAGGAAGAGGCAGCTCAGGGGCCAAGAAACAGGAGGTTGTCCAAGACCTAGAGCCTGGCTTTCCAGGGAAGCAAGGACAAGGGCACCAAAATGTGAGAGGCGAGAGGCTGACTTCTATTCCAGCCCTTGGTCCTGGAGCTGTAGGGCCCCAAGCTCCGAAGCCAACAGGTGGGGCGGGGAGTGGGAAAGGGGTTGGAAAGGACACGGACATGGTGGGGGGAGGCCGGAAGACCCCAGGCAGCAGCTGTAATCCATACCCATCCTTCCCTGGGGCCTCACCTGACAACTGCTTTGAGGCCCATGGCGGTCTAGGGTTTCCAGGCAGCGGCATCTGGGGAGGACGGGTATGCTCTTCCATCCAGGCCCCAGGGAACGTGCAACAGACAGGTGGCAGGGACCTGAAAccatcttttattttgaattttaaccaGCACCAGACC
Coding sequences within it:
- the SLC39A13 gene encoding zinc transporter ZIP13 isoform X2, with product MPGCPCPGCGMAGQRLLFFAALALELLGGAGGSQQALRNRGPAAACRLDTKESESWGALLSGERLDTWICSLLGSLMVGLSGVFPLLVIPLEMGTMLRSEAGARRLKQLLSFALGGLLGNVFLHLLPEAWAYTCSASPVLPPAGGEGQSLQQQQQLGLWVIAGFLTFLALEKMFLDSKEKEGASQAPSKDPAAAAALSGGHSLAQPAAEPGVSAVVRTIKVSGYLNLLANTIDNFTHGLAVAASFLVSKKIGLLTTMAILLHEIPHEVGDFAILLRAGFDRWSAAKLQLSTALGGLLGACFAICTQSPKGVEETVAWILPFTSGGFLYIALVNVLPDLLEEDDPWRSLQQVLLLCTGIVVMVLFSLFVE
- the SLC39A13 gene encoding zinc transporter ZIP13 isoform X3, translating into MPGCPCPGCGMAGQRLLFFAALALELLGGAGGSQQALRNRGPAAACRLDTKESESWGALLSGERLDTWICSLLGSLMVGLSGVFPLLVIPLEMGTMLRSEAGARRLKQLLSFALGGLLGNVFLHLLPEAWAYTCSASPGGEGQSLQQQQQLGLWVIAGFLTFLALEKMFLDSKEKEGASQAPSKDPAAAAALSGGHSLAQPAAEPGVSAVVRTIKVSGYLNLLANTIDNFTHGLAVAASFLVSKKIGLLTTMAILLHEIPHEVGDFAILLRAGFDRWSAAKLQLSTALGGLLGACFAICTQSPKGVEETVAWILPFTSGGFLYIALVNVLPDLLEEDDPWRSLQQVLLLCTGIVVMVLFSLFVE
- the SLC39A13 gene encoding zinc transporter ZIP13 isoform X4; its protein translation is MPGCPCPGCGMAGQRLLFFAALALELLGGAGGSQQALRNRGPAAACRLDTKESESWGALLSGERLDTWICSLLGSLMVGLSGVFPLLVIPLEMGTMLRSEAGARRLKQLLSFALGGLLGNVFLHLLPEAWAYTCSASPGGEGQSLQQQQQLGLWVIAGFLTFLALEKMFLDSKEKEGASQVSGYLNLLANTIDNFTHGLAVAASFLVSKKIGLLTTMAILLHEIPHEVGDFAILLRAGFDRWSAAKLQLSTALGGLLGACFAICTQSPKGVEETVAWILPFTSGGFLYIALVNVLPDLLEEDDPWRSLQQVLLLCTGIVVMVLFSLFVE
- the SLC39A13 gene encoding zinc transporter ZIP13 isoform X1; protein product: MSLPWLWHGGPEAPLLRCSCPGAPGRGWGFPAGPPEQGACSCLSPGHQGKRILGGPAEWGEAGHLDLLPPGLTHGGAQRGLPTAGDSPGDGDYAALRSWGPPPEAAAQLCPGGTFGQRVSPPAARGVGLHMQCQPWSHFKWPPSVALAWPGLSVLPPAGGEGQSLQQQQQLGLWVIAGFLTFLALEKMFLDSKEKEGASQAPSKDPAAAAALSGGHSLAQPAAEPGVSAVVRTIKVSGYLNLLANTIDNFTHGLAVAASFLVSKKIGLLTTMAILLHEIPHEVGDFAILLRAGFDRWSAAKLQLSTALGGLLGACFAICTQSPKGVEETVAWILPFTSGGFLYIALVNVLPDLLEEDDPWRSLQQVLLLCTGIVVMVLFSLFVE